In Rutidosis leptorrhynchoides isolate AG116_Rl617_1_P2 chromosome 2, CSIRO_AGI_Rlap_v1, whole genome shotgun sequence, one genomic interval encodes:
- the LOC139891602 gene encoding probable WRKY transcription factor 53, protein MDTSVCIINELTQGMELARQLKSILSSESSLETKHALLQEIISSYDRALLMVNWVDSSAQIPTLAQPIPSQPESSVSMDESPRSGEFNKHFEIQQDQKVVSKKRKTMPTWKNQIRISTDNGLEGNTDDGYSWRKYGQKDILGAKYPRSYYRCTYRYVHNCMSRKQVQRTDEDPTVFEITYRGKHTCNPAAIAPPRSPEKHEIHHHNHQLLPPPKSEKVLSNLRTNLRVSTSDLDTTVPNSFSFPLASFGQQFQNSNETDNNFLQGYSPSGSNYFTEWGNDFVHQDESNWSEMIPTTNSATNSPLAFRTDHHDLNPNFPFNKSGFFI, encoded by the exons ATGGACACTAGTGTTTGTATTATCAATGAGTTAACACAAGGTATGGAACTAGCCAGACAACTAAAGTCCATTTTGAGCTCAGAATCTTCCCTTGAAACAAAACATGCTTTGTTACAAGAAATCATATCATCATATGACAGAGCATTGTTAATGGTCAACTGGGTTGACTCAAGTGCTCAAATACCAACATTAGCCCAGCCAATACCCAGCCAGCCCGAATCATCAGTTTCCATGGACGAGAGCCCACGAAGCGGGGAGTTCAATAAGCATTTTGAAATTCAGCAGGATCAGAAAGTCGTATCCAAGAAGAG GAAGACAATGCCAACATGGAAAAACCAAATACGAATCTCGACTGATAATGGGTTGGAAGGAAACACGGATGACGGTTATAGTTGGAGAAAGTACGGACAAAAAGACATTTTGGGTGCTAAATACCCAAG AAGCTATTACAGATGCACATATCGTTATGTCCACAACTGCATGTCGAGAAAACAAGTACAGAGAACGGATGAGGACCCCACAGTGTTTGAGATCACATACAGAGGTAAACACACCTGCAATCCAGCTGCAATTGCACCACCACGATCACCGGAAAAACATGAAatccaccaccacaaccaccaactACTTCCCCCTCCAAAATCTGAAAAAGTGCTATCAAACCTCAGAACAAATCTCAGAGTCAGTACCTCAGATTTGGATACGACGGTACCAAATTCATTTTCGTTTCCGTTAGCATCATTTGGACAACAATTTCAAAATTCCAATGAAACCGATAACAATTTTTTGCAAGGATATTCGCCTTCGGGGTCAAACTACTTCACAGAATGGGGAAACGATTTTGTGCATCAAGATGAATCGAACTGGTCGGAAATGATCCCGACCACTAATTCAGCTACAAATTCTCCGTTAGCTTTCAGAACAGATCATCATGATCTTAACCCAAATTTCCCGTTCAACAAATCGGGGTTTTTTATCTGA